A part of Mesotoga infera genomic DNA contains:
- a CDS encoding class I SAM-dependent RNA methyltransferase, producing the protein RFEVPPVAFFQNNLEVTELIIQHIMNEMGQSVGNSLLDLYSGIGTFSITIGNQMKKVTSVESNPVSVKALKANANLNGMFGIDLVMNDVVDFLKSNERQFSTVILDPPRAGVGDGIRLLEKVKPSRIFYVSCDPATLARDTAKLIESGYEISSVKAFDMFPQTWHVETVCLLERR; encoded by the coding sequence AGAGATTTGAAGTTCCTCCTGTTGCTTTTTTTCAGAATAATCTCGAAGTTACCGAGCTTATAATTCAGCATATTATGAATGAAATGGGACAATCGGTCGGCAATTCTCTTCTTGATCTATATAGCGGTATTGGAACCTTCTCGATCACAATCGGGAATCAGATGAAGAAGGTCACGTCAGTAGAGTCGAATCCCGTTTCGGTGAAGGCACTCAAAGCCAACGCTAATCTTAATGGAATGTTCGGTATCGATCTCGTTATGAATGACGTCGTGGACTTCTTGAAATCAAATGAGAGGCAGTTTTCGACTGTTATTCTAGATCCTCCCAGAGCCGGTGTGGGTGATGGTATTAGACTTCTAGAAAAGGTTAAGCCCTCTCGAATCTTCTATGTCTCTTGTGACCCTGCAACTCTGGCAAGAGATACCGCGAAGCTCATAGAGTCAGGCTATGAAATCTCTTCGGTAAAGGCCTTCGACATGTTTCCCCAGACCTGGCACGTTGAAACGGTTTGTCTGCTTGAGAGAAGATAG